Proteins co-encoded in one Dasypus novemcinctus isolate mDasNov1 chromosome 6, mDasNov1.1.hap2, whole genome shotgun sequence genomic window:
- the C6H10orf95 gene encoding uncharacterized protein C10orf95 homolog isoform X2, whose product MYSYSCLPPGEGLWPPLQPLTYTYLPTPLLLPPIQSYNFCSPPPSLNVGEWAAPREYHLFYGPRTPLAAAGPWWAFPQAYAAALRPPFPAVGYRRPAPQPPSAEGPADGESGARWPEGGSLQAELRWGHVERALGPRFPLPDYVRRELRRVYGTFPHTDVRITYRRGEFLLQAAPRVREPESRVERRVARRPASSGGDSGGRDSGDGDSNPFREAAQRGRGKRKKDLG is encoded by the coding sequence ATGTACTCATACAGCTGCCTGCCGCCCGGGGAGGGCCTCTGGCCTCCGCTGCAGCCCCTCACCTACACCTACCTGCCCACCCCTCTGCTGCTGCCTCCCATCCAGAGCTACAACTTCTGCAGCCCGCCCCCTAGCCTGAACGTGGGTGAGTGGGCGGCCCCGCGGGAATACCACCTCTTCTACGGCCCCCGCACGCCCCTGGCGGCCGCGGGGCCCTGGTGGGCCTTCCCCCAGGCCTACGCCGCGGCCCTGCGCCCGCCGTTCCCCGCGGTCGGCTACAGGAGGCCGGCGCCGCAGCCCCCCTCGGCGGAGGGACCCGCCGACGGCGAGAGCGGGGCGCGGTGGCCGGAAGGCGGCAGCCTGCAGGCGGAGCTGCGCTGGGGCCACGTGGAGCGCGCGCTGGGCCCGCGCTTCCCGCTGCCCGACTACGTGCGCCGGGAGCTGCGGCGCGTGTACGGCACGTTCCCGCACACCGACGTGCGCATCACCTACCGCCGCGGCGAGTTCCTGCTGCAGGCCGCGCCGCGCGTGCGCGAGCCCGAGTCCCGCGTGGAAAGGCGCGTGGCGCGCCGGCCCGCCAGCAGCGGCGGCGACTCGGGCGGCCGTGACTCCGGCGACGGCGACAGTAACCCATTCCGGGAAGCCGCGCAGCGCGGCCgcgggaagagaaagaaagacctGGGCTGA
- the C6H10orf95 gene encoding uncharacterized protein C10orf95 homolog isoform X1, with amino-acid sequence MEGSSSTRKWWRGAPFRNLLAPTNSGDQLPRAKGDNCLPPGEGLWPPLQPLTYTYLPTPLLLPPIQSYNFCSPPPSLNVGEWAAPREYHLFYGPRTPLAAAGPWWAFPQAYAAALRPPFPAVGYRRPAPQPPSAEGPADGESGARWPEGGSLQAELRWGHVERALGPRFPLPDYVRRELRRVYGTFPHTDVRITYRRGEFLLQAAPRVREPESRVERRVARRPASSGGDSGGRDSGDGDSNPFREAAQRGRGKRKKDLG; translated from the exons ATGGAGGGGAGCAGCTCTACTAGAAAGTGGTGGAGAGGAGCTCCCTTCCGCAACCTTCTGGCTCCCACAAACTCTGGAGACCAGCTTCCCCGGGCTAAAGGGGACAA CTGCCTGCCGCCCGGGGAGGGCCTCTGGCCTCCGCTGCAGCCCCTCACCTACACCTACCTGCCCACCCCTCTGCTGCTGCCTCCCATCCAGAGCTACAACTTCTGCAGCCCGCCCCCTAGCCTGAACGTGGGTGAGTGGGCGGCCCCGCGGGAATACCACCTCTTCTACGGCCCCCGCACGCCCCTGGCGGCCGCGGGGCCCTGGTGGGCCTTCCCCCAGGCCTACGCCGCGGCCCTGCGCCCGCCGTTCCCCGCGGTCGGCTACAGGAGGCCGGCGCCGCAGCCCCCCTCGGCGGAGGGACCCGCCGACGGCGAGAGCGGGGCGCGGTGGCCGGAAGGCGGCAGCCTGCAGGCGGAGCTGCGCTGGGGCCACGTGGAGCGCGCGCTGGGCCCGCGCTTCCCGCTGCCCGACTACGTGCGCCGGGAGCTGCGGCGCGTGTACGGCACGTTCCCGCACACCGACGTGCGCATCACCTACCGCCGCGGCGAGTTCCTGCTGCAGGCCGCGCCGCGCGTGCGCGAGCCCGAGTCCCGCGTGGAAAGGCGCGTGGCGCGCCGGCCCGCCAGCAGCGGCGGCGACTCGGGCGGCCGTGACTCCGGCGACGGCGACAGTAACCCATTCCGGGAAGCCGCGCAGCGCGGCCgcgggaagagaaagaaagacctGGGCTGA